The following is a genomic window from Paenibacillus sp. FSL R5-0766.
GATTCCTACCGTATTACTTCTCAGTATTGCTCGGGCGAGAGAAGAGATCCCTTTTCCTGCCCTGGTGGAAGCACTCATTATGGAAATTGCCTTTGAAGCATTGCGTGAGGCTGGCGTCCGATTGCCCAAGCAGGTCGGATCAGCGGTCAGTATCGTGGGAGCCTTAATTATTGGGCAAGCGGCGACGACTGCAGGTATTGTGTCAGCTCCCATGATTATCATTGTTGCGATTACCGGTATCGCCTCGTTCATGATCCCTCGCTATGCTGCCAGTATAGCAACCCGACTGCTACGTTTTCCCATGATGTTTCTGGCAGGAACGCTGGGACTCACAGGTGTCATGTTGGGGGTCATTTTGGTTGTCATTCATTTGAGTAGTCTTCGTTCATTTGGAACACCTTATCTGTCACCTGTAGCCCCCACGATGAGCAAGGAACTCAAGGATGTATGGTGGCGACCAGCACCAAGGAACAAACCGGATTAGGACAATCTATACTCAAGCAATCAAGGGAGCGGGATTACACATGTTAACTGACAAAGGGAAAATATCGGTGACTCAATTGGCCTTTATGGTCTTTCCCGCCATTTTCGCGACGGCTATCCTGTCTGTGCCGGGAATTACAATGCATTATGCAGGACATGACATGTGGATGACTCCAATTATAGGTTCTATCGTTGGTTTGGCTGCCATTGGTATTTCCGTTGGACTTGATCGTCTGTACCCTGGAAAAACCCTCATACAATCCAGTGTGTTGATTGCAGGTCGGATTCCGGGTAAGTTACTCGGTCTGATCTATATCGCTTTCTTACCTCACCTGACGGGCTTGATTATTCGGGAATACGGTGAATTCATTGTCAATAATGCACTTCCACGTACACCTTTGTTTGTGGTGATGGGTACGATGGTTGTTGTATGTGCGATTAATGTCAGACTCGGGATCGAAGTTGTTGGACGAACCTCTCAGGTGTTTGTCACCCTGCTGATCGTGCTGCTGGCTTTGATCTTTATATTGTTGATTGGTGAACTGAATCCTGCCGAGCTGTTTCCTTTCATGGAGAAGGGTCCAATTCCCATTATTACGGGGGCTGCTGCACCTGCTGCATGGTTTAGTGAATATATCGTGCTGGCTTTTCTGCTACCTTATGTGAATGAAAAAAAACGAATAACCCGGGTCATGCTGGGTTCCCTTGTATTTACGACAACTGCAATGACAGTTACCAATCTGTTTTGCCTGTTTTTAATTGGTGATTTGACGGATACATTTGTATTTCCTGTTATGATCGCAGCAAGATACATAACTATTGCGGACTTTCTGCAGCATATCGAATCCCTTATTATTGCCATCTGGATTTTCGGTATTTTTGTTAAAATTTCCGTCTTTCTATATATCTTTGCTACATCAACCGCAGAATGGTTTGGTTTGCGGGACTACAAACCTGTGGTTGGTCCACTTTCGTTCCTGTGCATGGTATTTGCTTATTGGGTTGTGTCCGGTGGATCCGGTATTTCCAGTTTGGTTAGCGCTTCAGCCAACTTGTATACGATCAGCATTTTATTAATCCTTCCGGCTATGATCTACGGTGTCGCATGGCTGAAGAAAGGGTGGGCACATTTTCGGAAGAATCGAGCGAACACCTGATTGATGGGGGAGGAGCACTTGCGAATATTTAGAGTACTACTAATGCCAATATTGTGTTGTGTGCTTTTAAGTGGATGCTGGGATCGTATCGAGATTAACGATTTGGCTATCGTGCTGGCTACAGGGATAGATTATGAAGATGGTAAAGTACAATTGACTTCACAGATTTTCATTCCGCGGAAGGCGAGTGCAGGAGATAGCAGTGGGAGTGGAGGCAGTCCAAGCGGGGTTACAATGATTCGAACAGCGGAAGGAAGTACAATTGCCGAGGCATTGAATCGGTTACAACGTAAAGTTCCCCGGAATATGTTCTGGGGCCACTGCGAAGTTATCATCATTAGTGAGCAAGCCGGCAAACGCGGTATCCGCGAGTATATCGATTTTTTCCTGCGTTACCCTCAGTTCAGGGAGCATGCATATGTTTTTTCCAGCGAAAAGGCTTCGAAAGATATCCTTGCATTGCTTGATCCACTGGAGCGAAGTTCTGCTGAATCGCTGCGTGAGATGGCCAATCTGAAGTTAGGTACACGTGTTACTGCCCTTGAACTGGCTAAATCTATTGAAGGTCCGAGCAGTTCCGCCATTTTGTCTCGCATGTTAATCTTACCTCCGGAGCCCGATCAGGATAAACTGACAACTACGCCATATGTGAAAGGTCTGAGTATGTATAAGAAGGATCGTTATGTCAAGACGATCAAAGAACCACTAAGCGTAGGTGTATTACTACTTGCAAAAGAACTGAACAACATTATTATGCCTGTTGAGATTAAGCCGTTAAAGGGTTCTTTCTCGATAAGACTCATTGAAAATAAAACCTCCTTGAAACCGCGAATTGTAAACCAACAGTGGAGTATGAAGGTCGACATCCAAACCAGGGGAGAAGTGGTGTTAAATACGACAGATGCCAATCTGACGGATCCCGCAGTATTAACAAAACTGGAACAGGAATGGTCGGCTAAGCTCACATCTTTGGCTCATGATGCTTTAGTCATGTCCCAGAAAGAGCTGCACTCCGATTTCTTCAAATTCGCAGTTGAATTCCGCAGATATTATCCGCATCAATGGAAGGCGCAGGAGAAGAACTGGGAAACCATCTATCCTGAATTGGACGTGGAAGTCAAAGTAGATGCACACGTAGAACGTACCGGAAAATCAACAGGACCACAGGGGATACCTGATGAGGACGAAAGTTGAACACAATTGGCTCCTGTTACTAGCCTGAGAATAGAGGTGATTGCATGAAACTAGGCTCAATCCTTGGGATTTTGATGCTGGCGACTGCGATAGTGTATGGAGAGTGGAAGAGTAGCAAAGAGAAGCGAGCCAGAATAGTGAGCGCGGGAATTACTGCAGTGGCGACAGTAATTGGGATCATTCTTGTCTTTCAGCCCCGTTTGCCTGGTCCTACCCAGTTTGTGAAGCTTATATTTGGAAGTGTGGATAAATTTATGAAGTGAGATGATGGGAAAAAGAAGGACCGTGTCTCTGCATACCAGAAGCGCGGTCCTTCTTTTATTTAAGTGAGCTGTATCCAGTTTGAATGTTTACTCTTTAATCACAGAAGCGTTCACGGCATCTTCCATCTTTGTATTGTAGGAACGGAACAGACCCAGACGCCAGAACGCGGCTCCTTTGAGGTTATAACGTTTGGAGAGACCGAGCTTATCATCAACAGAGGACGGCGTTTCACTGCTCAGACTGATACCAAGCAGAAGTTTGTTCTTTGGGACACCGGCCTGTATGGCTAATTGGATCGCCTGATCCACAAGACTATTTGGCTCAGGTGCCTGAGATTTGGTGCCAACCGGATTATACTGATAGGCCATAATGATAAGATCATCTGCAATAGAGGCAAGTGTTTTGTAATCATAACCTTTATATGCACTATTTAGCGGCGGTACCGCCAGAGATAAAGCTGTGTCCTGGGGCAAGGAACTCTTTAATTGTTTCACGTAAGCATTGAGCAGCTTCTGTTGTTCTACCGCATCCAGTTTAAAGCCCAGTCCTTCAAAATCCAGAATAACTCCGCCAAAACCATGCTCTGCTACAGCAGCAGTTATACCTTCAATCGATTTCTGCCGCAGACTGCTGTCGCTCAGAACTTTGGTTAGTTCGCCGTTTCCATCCAATGCATACACCATGAGCTGTGGTTGGATCTGTTGATCTGATGCGTCAGCAACGATAGACTGCGGTGTAATATCACCTGCAGCAGCAGGGAGACGATACTCATCCCCATGGAGCGTGAACTGACCTTCACGATCAATGCGGCTCCAGCCAAAGGCCACGGAATTCATGGAAGTAATAAGGTCCTTTTCTTGAAAGGATTGCAATGCATAGAAGGCTCTCAGGTGCATCTCGCGTTGTGGGGAAACAAGGGAGACCGTCTTGGTTGCCTGATTCCAGCTTGCACTTACACCGAATTGATTACTAAAAGAACTGAGTGGAATAAGTACGCGTCCTTCGCGCTGAACGGGTGCTGCAGCAAGTGTAACTTTTTTTCCATTTAAGGTCGCTGTAGTGCTACCAACTTGTAATAGTACCTCAGTAGTTTGTCCTTTCACAGTGTTCGTTGCTTTTACAGTCTGTGATTTGCTGTTCCAGGTAATATCAATACCTAAAGCTTCCCCGACCGTCCGAAACGGAACGTAAGTGACACCTTTATCAACTCGTGGAGCTGCATCAAACTTCAGGGGAACATCATCCAAGTGTACTGAAATGGCCGGGGCAGCATAGGCTCCACCGATATTGGGAGTACTTCCAAGGATAGAGAGAGCAATTACAGTAACCGCGGCGATTTTTCCTGCACGTTTAATAAGCATCGTATGTCTCCTCCAACTTTGTACGTAATAATAGAATTATTTTTTATAATAATATCTAGTAATCTAGCATATGTATCATAACAAAATTTTCATATTGTTCCAATCCTGTCCGTGTTGGTCCCGAGAATTTTGATGGATTTGTGGTCTCTGATTAATAGCTCTCTCTAAAAAAAAGTTATGTTAATCGTAAAAACAACCCCATATCTCTAACCTACGGGAAACCGATTAGAGATATGGGGGTTGTACGTGTTTTTTTTAATCTGAAACGACAAATCCGTCGAAACTCTCGGGTCCCACCCGAGTAGTACCGAGCAGGTTTGTACTGATAAATGCGGTATAGGTTAATTGGGGCATGAGCGGTGGGTTATAGTCAGTGGAAGAGAAGACAATCACTTCAGGGTTAAGCAGACCATTCAGACCATATGTGTAGTTTCCCGAGTAAACTATTGGATCGGTTGCGATTGTTCCTCTTACAACAGTAATCCTCACTATAAAAAGTGCACGCGGCAATTGCACCGTGATGGTTCCTTTTAATGAAACTCTTAGATTGGTTCCGGCTCCAGCGGTGATGAGACCAATCTGGCCGAATAATTGTGGCGTAAAAATCACTGGAATCGATATGGAGATAGAATTAAACAAGGCGGCATTTTGCGATGATCTTGCATCCAGAAATTGAGTCAACGTATATACCTCCTATCTGTTTCAGATAGAATAATATATTCATCATTCAGATATTCGTATGGACGTTGGGTGCAGCGCTGGAGATATTAAAGACAAACCGACTGCCCATAGGACTGGACTCTTTAAGCCATACAACGCCACCCATTAATTCAGCGAGTTGTTTACAGATGGACAAGCCCAGCCCCGCTCCGCCATATTTTCCTGAATTACCATGAATCTGGGAATAGGATTTGAACAACAGATCCTGACGATCCTGCGGGATGCCGATGCCCGTATCCTTTATTTCGTAGGATGCATGGAGAGTACCTTTTGTGTCAGCAGATACCTCAGTAGAGATGCATACTTCCCCTTTTTCAGTGAATTTAAGCGCATTCCCAACGAGATTGATTAGAATCTGACGAACTTTGTGCTGATCACCCATAAGCATCAGATGATCAGTAATATTATATTCTGCGTACAACCTAATTCCTTTTTTCTGTGCTTCAGAAGAGAATAATTGTAACACATGTTCAACTGTTTCAGTGACACTATAGGGCTTGATCTCCAGAGAGATCGCACCCGCTTCTGCTTTGGAGTAGTCCAGAATTTGATCCATCATCGACAAAAGGCTGGCGCCACTTGACTCAATGACATTAACATATAACGATTGATCCTCACTCAGCCTGGTCGATTGCAACAGATTGGCCATTGCAAGAACACCATTCATTGGTGTTCGGATTTCGTGGCTGAGAACGGCCAGCAAATTTTTCTTTTCTTCAAGTACTTTTGCAGCAGTCTCTTCCGCCTGTTTTAACTGTTGCAGAGTTGTTTCCATCTCAAGAAGACTCGTGAAAAAGGAAGACAAGGCCAGAAGAAGATCCACGTCCTTTTGTTGATAGGAATAGAAATCCTGATCAAATGAGCAAAGGGAGCCGTAAATTTCTCCGTTCTCATTATGTATGGGCACACCGACAAATGAGCATCCACCTACGAATTCGGTTGCGTCCATATGTCTGGTTAATGGATGGGTTAGATTATTATTGATGACTAATGGGCCTTGGGAATGTTCAGTCACAAGCGCACAGTATGACTCGGCGTTATCAACGACCAGCCCCTCACCCAGAATTAGTTTGTCACGATTATATACGTTCAGAACTTTGGTGGATAGATGATCCAACTGGGCAATACAAAACGTATTTGCAGGAATTAACCTGCTTGCCGTGTCCATAACGTTAGCAGCCGAATCATATAATTTATGTGAGACAATGGATAGTACATCAATGAATTCTGTTTTCAACATATTGATTTGACTCCTCCTGATTGTAGAAATTCGTTGTGCACTGTATTCAGTATATATGAATTGAAAGAATAGAGCATGGTTGGTTTTGACAGTGGAAGACGGAAATGAGAAAATATAATGCTGTGGAACATGTATATATTAATAAAGTTTTGGAGGCAAATCAATGAATCAGCGTTTTCGAATTACCCGATCCATGCAAGAAAGCAATGTGGAACAATCCATCTCGCTGGAAGAGTGCAAATTCTACTTTGAATCCCAACCCGATTTTACCTATTCACCGGTTCTTAACATTGTAGGAGCTGAGAGCACCATGACCATCGAGGGGGACTTTTTTATGTGGGACCTTGAGGGTGCACAGATAGCTTTTCGCTTGTACATGGGGGATCTGTATGTAGCTATTTCGAACGAAGCTATTGTTCCCAAAATGATTGAGATTGCAACGGATCTACGTGCAGATATCGTTGAAGGATAAGAAGTAGAGAACTAGAGTTTAATAAAATGTAATGATGTTAGTTGTAGTCTACTTTAGACACTCCTGTAAAAATGAGACTAAAGATTCATTTATATTCCATATGTTAGATTGTAATATATGGAATATAAAACATTTTACAGGAGGGTAATGAAGTGAAAAAGACCAAATTAATACTTGTTGTATTCATGAGTATGATCCTTGCCTTATCAATAACTGGAATAGGATCGAGTTCAAAGGCCTCTGCAGCTACGGCACGTACACCCATTGTATTGGTACATGGATTGACCGGTTCAGATAGCAATTTTACAGCAATTGAGAGTTATTTGCGTAGCCAAGGGTGGACAAGAGATGAATTATTCGCAATTGACCTTCCTAGCAAACAAGGAAACCAGCTGTTGAACTCCGCAGCAATTAGTCGATTCGTAGATGATGTTCTGCGCGAAACGGGTCATACAAAAGTCAATATTATAGCTCATAGCATGGGTGGAGCTAATAGTCTCTATTACATACTTAACCGTGGAGGCGCTTCCAAAGTGGATAAGTTGATTACCCTTGGCGGGGCTAATCGATTGACCACAAGTACAGCTCCGAGTGGAATAAAGGTGACTTCGATCTATTCTACAAGTGACACGATTGTGTCCCCGGCACTTTCCCGGTTGAACGGGGCGAACAACGTTTCGGTTTCCCTCGTATCCCATATCGGTCTGCTGTTTAACTCGCGGGTGAATGCCCTGATCAAAACTGCGTTGAATGAGTAGCTGAACATACAAAATGTGCATTCTTTCATAATATTCTGAATGATTGACTTGAACACGACTGACCTTTCATGGTTAGTCGTGTTTTCGTATTACCCGGAAATGGCTCGCTGAGGTAAGTTTCAAAAATAGGTACATCCATTCTATAATTAGAAATCAGAATAAAAATGGAACAAGTTAAAGGAGTCTGTATACATGCAACCTCAACCGAATGATCGGATTAAAGTTCATCCAGGCTTTTGGGCTGGATTACATCAATTAGGGATTGGTGCTGATGACATCGCTCGTACAGCACAACTATCTCTTGAGATAATAAATAAACCTGTAGTGACCCAATCTCAATACTTCGCAATCTGGCAGGCCTACTCTGATCTCAATGGGGACACCGCCGAGGGCATCATCAAACTTGCAACCGGATATGAAATATCGAAGTATCCTCCGCCTGTTCTGGCGATGTACCATGCTCGTGATTATCGTGATGCGTTAAATCGCATGGTGCGTTACAAGCAAATGTGTCCTCCCGAGAGTTTGCAGATTACCGAAGCAGGGGAGGAATGGTTCATTGAACTAGGATGGTTACATAAGGAGCAACCAGGTCCGCCATTACTGGTCGGTATTACGCTGGCATTTCTGATCGAACTTGGACGGAGGGGCACAGGACAGCCTTTGATTGCAAAACGGGTTGAGTTCTCCCAACCGATGGGTGATGTAGCCACCCTTGAGTCTTACTTCGGCTGCCGAGTCGATACGAATTCCAACTATAATCGGCTGACGCTAGAACGGAAAGATCTGAGTCTTCCATTTCTATCGTATAACGAGGAGTTACTTGAGATTCTGACCCCGGCTCTGGATCGGTCGCTGGACGAACAAGAGAGCAATCGTTCCGTTACTGAAGTGGTCAAATGGATTATGAAACGCAGCCTCATAGGAAAGCGCCCTGATATCCAGACAGTAGCCAAAGAGCTTCGCATGAGTGATCGTACTTTGCAGCGGCGACTGACGGAGGAGAACACAAACTTCAAGCAATTATTAACCGAGGCCAGACGTGAGCAGGCCCGAGAGTACCTTGCAGATCCTTCGCTTGATATCAAAGAAGTGGCATTTCTGGTTGGATATGAAGACCAGAATTCGTTCTATCGTGCGTTCCGAAATTGGGAAGGGGATACACCTTCCAATTGGCGTGTCAGGCAATAACTCTGGCGCAAAGTGCTAGTTACTAGACCCTTCAGACTGCGTAATATTATATCTATCCGGTGCTGCCGGATAGTTGTAATCATGAAGGAGAAATGCAGGATGGATATGGGACTAAAAGAGAAAACAGCCTTAGTTACAGGATCAACAAAAGGAATCGGTAAAGCAATAGCTTTTGAGCTCGCTCGAGAAGGTGTTCATGTTCTGATTAATGGACGTAATGATGAAGAGGTAGAACAAACCGTTCGTGAAATCAAGTCCACTTTTCCGGAGACCTCTCCGCAAAAGGCTACCGCTGATCTTGTGGATCTGCCGCAACGCCAAGCTATATTCGAGAAATTTCCTGAAGTTGATATATTAATCAATAACATGGGGATATATGAAATCATGAGTTATGAAGACATAAATGATGAAGTGTGGGAGAAATATTTCCGTACTAATGTACTTGCTGCCAATGGCTTATCCCAATTTTATTTACCTAAAATGGTGAAGAACAATGACGGGCGTATTATTTTCATCGCAAGTGAAGAAGCCCTTATGCCTTCAGGCCAGATGCCACAATATTGCATGACCAAGTCAATGCTGCTGTCATTATCCAAAAGTTTGTCCAAACTGACAGCAGGGACCGAGGTTACGATCAATACGATCCTGCCAGGTCCAACACTGTCCGAAAACGTACAAAAAATCATTGAGGGCATATATCCTGATGAGACGTTGACTTTCGAGGAAAAAGAGAAAGATTTTATGAAGAGTAATCTGCCACAGTCCGAATTACAGCGATTCATCAAGCCAAGTGAAATAGGCAGAGTCGCTGCATTTGTATGCAGCCCATATGCTTCAGCCTTCAGAGGCTCTCCCATCCGGATGGACGGGGGCATGGTTCCCACCATATTTTAAAATTGTTCAGGATACAGGAGATGTATCCATAAGATGTCGCCAGCATTGGCGACTTTTTTATTTGTAAATGATCTATGCGAGGAGCGTCAATCGAGTTTATAATACAGGTATGATTTTCGAAAACGGTTTCTGTTCATTGGAAGCGATTACTTTTATCGATTATATGACTCTAAAAGGGGACACTATCATGATAGCAGCAATAAATCTGGAAGGCCTATGGAAACTCCAACTCGATGAACATAAGGTGGAACGTGGTCTGAATTTCTCAGACGTTATTACATTGCCAAATACTACATCTCATGCGGCCAAGGGCAAGAAAAACGAGAATGTGTTAATCGGTGCGCTGACGGATGAGTACTTATTTGAGGGTTATGCCTGGTTTTCACGAGAGATTAAAATTCCCAAACACTTGGCTGGCAAATGTTGCTTTTTGCATCTGGAACGAACACGAGTAACCACAGTTTGGATCGATGGCATTGAAATGGGAACACAAAATAGTCTGAACACACCTCACCGTTACGAGATTGAGGCAGGGCTAACCGCTGGGACTCATACCATTACCATTCGAGTGGACAATACCAATTATCCAACCAAAGGTGGTCACCTTACATCCGAAGACACGCAGACGAATTGGAACGGAATCACAGGGAAATTGGAACTTCAATTTTTCGAGCGTGTTTTCCTGGATAATGTCCAGGTCTATCCCGATCTTGCGACTCGATCTTTTGAGATCAAGGCAGCACTTGTTGGTAACCTGCAAGAAGTACGAATCGTGGTTTCGGCTGTTGCAGTCAGTGCAGATCCGGTGTATACGACCGAGGAACAGATTTTCGTCCCGGATTCGCAGGAAATCCACCTGACGTACAAGATTGGCGAAGATGCGATGTTATGGAGTGATGATGAACCTAACCTGTATCAACTTCATATTCATCTGCAAGATCAGGACGGCGAAGTGCTGGATTCCACCGAAGTATGGACGGGATTACGGGAATTCCGGGCTGCTGGAGACAAATTCACCATTAATGGTCGCAAAACGTTTCTTCGAGGCAAACATGACGGGCTGATCTTTCCGCTCACGGGATACGCGCCAACAGATGTGGATGAATGGGTTCGTATTCTCGCTATCTCCAAGTCCTACGGTATCAATCACTACCGTTTCCATACCTGTTGTCCTCCGGAGGCTGCTTTTATTGCAGCGGATCTGCTCGGCATCTACATGGAGCCTGAGCTTCCCTTCTGGGGAACCATTACGGATGAATCTTCGGATGGGCATAATCAAGCCGAGCAGGATTACTTGATTAGCGAAGGATTTGCGATGCTGCGTGCTTTTGGTAATCATCCTTCGTTTGTCATGATGTCCATGGGGAATGAACTATGGGGAAGCAAGGACAGATTGAATTCGATCCTGAAGGCATATAAAGCATATGATCATCGTCATCTATACACCGAGGGTTCGAATAACTTTCAGTTTGTGCCGGACATTCTGGAGGAAAGTGAATTCTTCTGCGGGGTTCGTTTCTCCAAAGAGCGCCTGTTCAGAGGTTCATATGCGATGTGTGATGCTCCGCTCGGTCACGTGCAGACCGACTTGCCAAATACATTAAAAGATTACGATTCAAACATTGTACCTGAACAAGGCAGCGATGCTGACCCTTCTGGTCAGACTGGGGACAAAGAGATTCAGATTCAGTATGGGACAGGTTCCAAAACAGTGCAGGCCAAAGCTGGAAGTGACCAACTTGTCTCACACGTACCAATCATCTCGCATGAAATTGGACAGTACGCCACGTTTCCTAATTTCGAGGAGATCAACAAGTATACGGGTTCTCTCAAAGCCAAGAATTTCGAAGTGTTTCGAGAGCGTCTGAATGCCAAAGGACTGGGACATCTGGCGGAAGCATACTTCAGAGCTTCTGGTAAACTCGCGGTCGCATGTTACAAGGAAGAACTGGAAGCTGCTTTTCGTTCGCAGCAACTAGCCGGGTTCCAGCTGCTGGATCTTCAGGATTTCAGTGGTCAGGGAACAGCGCTGGTGGGTGTACTGGACGCTTTCATGGATTCCAAAGGCATGATTACACCGGAGGAGTGGAGAACGTTTTGTTCCGACGCTGTGTTGTTGGCGAGATTCCCCAAATATAATTATCAAGCGGGTGAATTGTTCGAAGCACGCATTGAACTAAGTTACTTTCGGAGACAAGCATTGGATGGACTTCAATTGAAGTGGGAAATTCAAAGCGAGCAGATCGAAGGAAGCTTCCTATTGGAAGGGAAAGCAGACCTGCCAGCGACCCATGGAGAACATTATGTGAATGTCTCGGATCTCAGCATTCGCATTCCTGAAGTCTCCAATATGACCAAAGTGGAGCTTAGACTGTCCATTCCGGGCACGGATATCCGTAAGTCTTACGACCTGTGGATCTACCCGAGTCAGGAGGAAGTGGACCTGAGCGGTTTGAATCTATTTACCGAACTCTCGGAACAGGCGTTGGCGCTGCTTGAGCAGGGCGAGGATATTTTACTTTTCCCGAATCCCAATCAGCTTCAACACGCGATCCAAGGTTTCTATAGCACCGATTTCTGGTCTTACCCTATGT
Proteins encoded in this region:
- a CDS encoding glycoside hydrolase family 2 TIM barrel-domain containing protein, giving the protein MIAAINLEGLWKLQLDEHKVERGLNFSDVITLPNTTSHAAKGKKNENVLIGALTDEYLFEGYAWFSREIKIPKHLAGKCCFLHLERTRVTTVWIDGIEMGTQNSLNTPHRYEIEAGLTAGTHTITIRVDNTNYPTKGGHLTSEDTQTNWNGITGKLELQFFERVFLDNVQVYPDLATRSFEIKAALVGNLQEVRIVVSAVAVSADPVYTTEEQIFVPDSQEIHLTYKIGEDAMLWSDDEPNLYQLHIHLQDQDGEVLDSTEVWTGLREFRAAGDKFTINGRKTFLRGKHDGLIFPLTGYAPTDVDEWVRILAISKSYGINHYRFHTCCPPEAAFIAADLLGIYMEPELPFWGTITDESSDGHNQAEQDYLISEGFAMLRAFGNHPSFVMMSMGNELWGSKDRLNSILKAYKAYDHRHLYTEGSNNFQFVPDILEESEFFCGVRFSKERLFRGSYAMCDAPLGHVQTDLPNTLKDYDSNIVPEQGSDADPSGQTGDKEIQIQYGTGSKTVQAKAGSDQLVSHVPIISHEIGQYATFPNFEEINKYTGSLKAKNFEVFRERLNAKGLGHLAEAYFRASGKLAVACYKEELEAAFRSQQLAGFQLLDLQDFSGQGTALVGVLDAFMDSKGMITPEEWRTFCSDAVLLARFPKYNYQAGELFEARIELSYFRRQALDGLQLKWEIQSEQIEGSFLLEGKADLPATHGEHYVNVSDLSIRIPEVSNMTKVELRLSIPGTDIRKSYDLWIYPSQEEVDLSGLNLFTELSEQALALLEQGEDILLFPNPNQLQHAIQGFYSTDFWSYPMFRSISENMKREVPVGTMGLLIQQDHPAFEHFVTEEHSTYPWWSIVSESSSIILDELDKDLNPIVQTIDNFERNHKLGLLMECRVRKGRVLMGALNLERLMTTLEGRQLLYSFQRYVQSSAYQPVARLEVEELRKLFN